The following coding sequences are from one Gossypium hirsutum isolate 1008001.06 chromosome A12, Gossypium_hirsutum_v2.1, whole genome shotgun sequence window:
- the LOC107929483 gene encoding protein LNK1 isoform X1, with product MTDLCMFELVDNVWDEFGASNDHIVPHTVDAYGSQFEVQGDSRKKPRHEVIEVSRTSEDMTKYSIVGEKEKGIHTLTKNRMLEKGLWSHSPDGMFRTAGDNESIKEVTSLASDDPRLSNYGLKTVNIDSVGSEFYSDDSILVDKCATEDNNVYRFPLNHISKADDDLSFFNNRNEDKENSDLLYYGWGDIGNFEDVDRMFRSCDSTFGLGSLSNEDDLCWFSSSQVTESCQDALKADTKLNNLLEHCASSRPDSAASATIGSSKKTVCLSDGISSLNVKGDNAGVAHMSYLNVFNEEPETKDELTPNEQQISPKKQSKQLSASGERKDQHLENGGSFNQYGNIKHSADVKHTFTDSSCQFFSSSDLQQHKQNIGPDSVSCVQTNIPYMHLNYSSPLDQLLGCRTFSSIKSENNGYPSSTNESSYASDQVQSIESSSEPSFGGPAIIMNEKREKLHYQQNKLAPLKKNVKHAKVGSKMAFYDPVTVQKQVRQSEQDEGHSEVEAVSVGKLTQLDSSNDQLSSCMSSVLDEVSLETSSFWQLQQVMEKLDIRTKLCIRDSLYRLARSAEQRHNCTNTKGGIKEEKDEAGSFVANETNKCTRFMDMETGTNPIDRSIAHLLFHRPSGPSLNHTTDNAFKPQGLQIHGSIM from the exons ATGACTGACTTGTGCATGTTTGAG CTTGTAGATAATGTTTGGGATGAATTTGGTGCTAGTAATGATCATATAGTGCCTCATACTGTTGATGCATATGGATCTCAGTTCGAAGTTCAAGGTGATAGTAGAAAAAAACCACGACATGAAGTGATTGAAGTTAGTAGGACTTCTGAGGATATGACTAAATATAGTATTGTGGGGGAGAAGGAAAAAGGCATACATACTTTGACCAAAAACAGAATGTTAGAGAAGGGTCTGTGGTCTCACAGTCCTGATGGTATGTTTCGCACTGCCGGTGATAATGAATCAATCAAAGAAGTAACAAGCTTGGCTTCTGATGATCCAAGGTTGTCCAACTATGGTCTAAAAACTGTCAATATAGATTCAGTGGGGAGTGAGTTTTATTCTGATGATTCTATCTTGGTTGATAAGTGTGCTACAGAGGACAATAATGTTTACCGTTTTCCACTAAATCACATATCCAAAGCTGATGATGATCTCAGCTTTTTTAATAATAGGAATGAAGACAAAGAAAACAGTGATCTTTTATATTATGGCTGGGGAGACATCGGCAATTTTGAGGATGTTGACAGGATGTTCAG GAGTTGTGATTCAACATTTGGGTTAGGGAGTCTCAGTAATGAAGATGATTTGTGCTGGTTTTCATCTTCACAAGTGACTGAAAGTTGTCAGGATGCATTGAAGGCAGATACTAAACTTAATAATCTATTAGAGCATTGTGCAAGTTCAAGACCAGACAGTGCAGCTTCTGCAACAATTGGTTCCAGCAAGAAAACTGTATGTCTAAGTGACGGAATAAGTTCCCTTAATGTGAAAGGTGATAACGCTGGTGTAGCTCACATGTCCTATTTAAATGTATTCAATGAAGAACCTGAAACTAAGGATGAGTTGACACCCAATGAACAGCAG ATCAGTCCAAAAAAGCAGTCAAAGCAACTGAGTGCATCAGGAGAGAGAAAAGATCAACATCTGGAAAATGGTGGTTCCTTTAACCAATATGGTAATATCAAGCACTCTGCAGATGTGAAGCACACCTTTACTGATTCATCCTGTCAATTCTTTTCCTCATCAGACCTTCAGCAGCACAAACAAAACATTGGACCTGATTCTGTGAGTTGCGTACAGACAAACATTCCTTATATGCATCTCAACTATAGCAGTCCTTTGGATCAGCTTTTAGGTTGTCGAACTTTTTCCAGTATCAAATCTGAAAATAATGGTTACCCTTCTTCGACAAACGAGTCATCTTATGCTTCAGATCAGGTGCAGTCTATAGAAAGCTCTAGTGAGCCTTCATTTGGGGGTCCTGCCATTATAATGAATGAGAAGAGAGAAAAGCTACATTACCAGCAAAATAAACTAGCCCCACTGAAAAAGAATGTCAAACATGCAAAAGTGGGTAGTAAGATGGCATTTTATGATCCAGTTACTGTTCAAAAGCAGGTCCGTCAATCTGAACAAGATGAAGGTCATAGTGAAGTTGAAGCAGTTAGTGTAGGGAAGCTGACACAATTAGATTCTTCAAATGATCAGCTAAGCTCTTGTATGAGCTCTGTGTTGGATGAAGTCTCACTAGAAACATCTAGTTTTTGGCAGCTTCAACAAGTCATGGAAAAG TTGGATATCCGGACAAAATTGTGCATACGGGATAGTTTGTATCGTTTGGCTAGGAGTGCTGAACAAAGGCATAATTGCACAAATACGAAAGGTGGCATCAAAGAGGAAAAAGATGAAGCTGGTTCATTTGTGGCCAATGAAACAAACAA GTGCACGCGATTTATGGATATGGAAACTGGCACAAACCCTATAGATAGATCCATAGCACACTTGTTATTTCACAGGCCTTCAGGTCCATCTCTAAACCATACTACCGATAATGCGTTTAAGCCTCAGGGCTTG CAGATTCATGGCTCCATCATGTGA
- the LOC107929483 gene encoding protein LNK1 isoform X2, with protein MTDLCMFELVDNVWDEFGASNDHIVPHTVDAYGSQFEVQGDSRKKPRHEVIEVSRTSEDMTKYSIVGEKEKGIHTLTKNRMLEKGLWSHSPDGMFRTAGDNESIKEVTSLASDDPRLSNYGLKTVNIDSVGSEFYSDDSILVDKCATEDNNVYRFPLNHISKADDDLSFFNNRNEDKENSDLLYYGWGDIGNFEDVDRMFRSCDSTFGLGSLSNEDDLCWFSSSQVTESCQDALKADTKLNNLLEHCASSRPDSAASATIGSSKKTVCLSDGISSLNVKGDNAGVAHMSYLNVFNEEPETKDELTPNEQQISPKKQSKQLSASGERKDQHLENGGSFNQYGNIKHSADVKHTFTDSSCQFFSSSDLQQHKQNIGPDSVSCVQTNIPYMHLNYSSPLDQLLGCRTFSSIKSENNGYPSSTNESSYASDQVQSIESSSEPSFGGPAIIMNEKREKLHYQQNKLAPLKKNVKHAKVGSKMAFYDPVTVQKQVRQSEQDEGHSEVEAVSVGKLTQLDSSNDQLSSCMSSVLDEVSLETSSFWQLQQVMEKLDIRTKLCIRDSLYRLARSAEQRHNCTNTKGGIKEEKDEAGSFVANETNKCTRFMDMETGTNPIDRSIAHLLFHRPSGPSLNHTTDNAFKPQGLIHGSIM; from the exons ATGACTGACTTGTGCATGTTTGAG CTTGTAGATAATGTTTGGGATGAATTTGGTGCTAGTAATGATCATATAGTGCCTCATACTGTTGATGCATATGGATCTCAGTTCGAAGTTCAAGGTGATAGTAGAAAAAAACCACGACATGAAGTGATTGAAGTTAGTAGGACTTCTGAGGATATGACTAAATATAGTATTGTGGGGGAGAAGGAAAAAGGCATACATACTTTGACCAAAAACAGAATGTTAGAGAAGGGTCTGTGGTCTCACAGTCCTGATGGTATGTTTCGCACTGCCGGTGATAATGAATCAATCAAAGAAGTAACAAGCTTGGCTTCTGATGATCCAAGGTTGTCCAACTATGGTCTAAAAACTGTCAATATAGATTCAGTGGGGAGTGAGTTTTATTCTGATGATTCTATCTTGGTTGATAAGTGTGCTACAGAGGACAATAATGTTTACCGTTTTCCACTAAATCACATATCCAAAGCTGATGATGATCTCAGCTTTTTTAATAATAGGAATGAAGACAAAGAAAACAGTGATCTTTTATATTATGGCTGGGGAGACATCGGCAATTTTGAGGATGTTGACAGGATGTTCAG GAGTTGTGATTCAACATTTGGGTTAGGGAGTCTCAGTAATGAAGATGATTTGTGCTGGTTTTCATCTTCACAAGTGACTGAAAGTTGTCAGGATGCATTGAAGGCAGATACTAAACTTAATAATCTATTAGAGCATTGTGCAAGTTCAAGACCAGACAGTGCAGCTTCTGCAACAATTGGTTCCAGCAAGAAAACTGTATGTCTAAGTGACGGAATAAGTTCCCTTAATGTGAAAGGTGATAACGCTGGTGTAGCTCACATGTCCTATTTAAATGTATTCAATGAAGAACCTGAAACTAAGGATGAGTTGACACCCAATGAACAGCAG ATCAGTCCAAAAAAGCAGTCAAAGCAACTGAGTGCATCAGGAGAGAGAAAAGATCAACATCTGGAAAATGGTGGTTCCTTTAACCAATATGGTAATATCAAGCACTCTGCAGATGTGAAGCACACCTTTACTGATTCATCCTGTCAATTCTTTTCCTCATCAGACCTTCAGCAGCACAAACAAAACATTGGACCTGATTCTGTGAGTTGCGTACAGACAAACATTCCTTATATGCATCTCAACTATAGCAGTCCTTTGGATCAGCTTTTAGGTTGTCGAACTTTTTCCAGTATCAAATCTGAAAATAATGGTTACCCTTCTTCGACAAACGAGTCATCTTATGCTTCAGATCAGGTGCAGTCTATAGAAAGCTCTAGTGAGCCTTCATTTGGGGGTCCTGCCATTATAATGAATGAGAAGAGAGAAAAGCTACATTACCAGCAAAATAAACTAGCCCCACTGAAAAAGAATGTCAAACATGCAAAAGTGGGTAGTAAGATGGCATTTTATGATCCAGTTACTGTTCAAAAGCAGGTCCGTCAATCTGAACAAGATGAAGGTCATAGTGAAGTTGAAGCAGTTAGTGTAGGGAAGCTGACACAATTAGATTCTTCAAATGATCAGCTAAGCTCTTGTATGAGCTCTGTGTTGGATGAAGTCTCACTAGAAACATCTAGTTTTTGGCAGCTTCAACAAGTCATGGAAAAG TTGGATATCCGGACAAAATTGTGCATACGGGATAGTTTGTATCGTTTGGCTAGGAGTGCTGAACAAAGGCATAATTGCACAAATACGAAAGGTGGCATCAAAGAGGAAAAAGATGAAGCTGGTTCATTTGTGGCCAATGAAACAAACAA GTGCACGCGATTTATGGATATGGAAACTGGCACAAACCCTATAGATAGATCCATAGCACACTTGTTATTTCACAGGCCTTCAGGTCCATCTCTAAACCATACTACCGATAATGCGTTTAAGCCTCAGGGCTTG ATTCATGGCTCCATCATGTGA
- the LOC107929483 gene encoding protein LNK1 isoform X3, with translation MTDLCMFELVDNVWDEFGASNDHIVPHTVDAYGSQFEVQGDSRKKPRHEVIEVSRTSEDMTKYSIVGEKEKGIHTLTKNRMLEKGLWSHSPDGMFRTAGDNESIKEVTSLASDDPRLSNYGLKTVNIDSVGSEFYSDDSILVDKCATEDNNVYRFPLNHISKADDDLSFFNNRNEDKENSDLLYYGWGDIGNFEDVDRMFRSCDSTFGLGSLSNEDDLCWFSSSQVTESCQDALKADTKLNNLLEHCASSRPDSAASATIGSSKKTVCLSDGISSLNVKGDNAGVAHMSYLNVFNEEPETKDELTPNEQQISPKKQSKQLSASGERKDQHLENDLQQHKQNIGPDSVSCVQTNIPYMHLNYSSPLDQLLGCRTFSSIKSENNGYPSSTNESSYASDQVQSIESSSEPSFGGPAIIMNEKREKLHYQQNKLAPLKKNVKHAKVGSKMAFYDPVTVQKQVRQSEQDEGHSEVEAVSVGKLTQLDSSNDQLSSCMSSVLDEVSLETSSFWQLQQVMEKLDIRTKLCIRDSLYRLARSAEQRHNCTNTKGGIKEEKDEAGSFVANETNKCTRFMDMETGTNPIDRSIAHLLFHRPSGPSLNHTTDNAFKPQGLQIHGSIM, from the exons ATGACTGACTTGTGCATGTTTGAG CTTGTAGATAATGTTTGGGATGAATTTGGTGCTAGTAATGATCATATAGTGCCTCATACTGTTGATGCATATGGATCTCAGTTCGAAGTTCAAGGTGATAGTAGAAAAAAACCACGACATGAAGTGATTGAAGTTAGTAGGACTTCTGAGGATATGACTAAATATAGTATTGTGGGGGAGAAGGAAAAAGGCATACATACTTTGACCAAAAACAGAATGTTAGAGAAGGGTCTGTGGTCTCACAGTCCTGATGGTATGTTTCGCACTGCCGGTGATAATGAATCAATCAAAGAAGTAACAAGCTTGGCTTCTGATGATCCAAGGTTGTCCAACTATGGTCTAAAAACTGTCAATATAGATTCAGTGGGGAGTGAGTTTTATTCTGATGATTCTATCTTGGTTGATAAGTGTGCTACAGAGGACAATAATGTTTACCGTTTTCCACTAAATCACATATCCAAAGCTGATGATGATCTCAGCTTTTTTAATAATAGGAATGAAGACAAAGAAAACAGTGATCTTTTATATTATGGCTGGGGAGACATCGGCAATTTTGAGGATGTTGACAGGATGTTCAG GAGTTGTGATTCAACATTTGGGTTAGGGAGTCTCAGTAATGAAGATGATTTGTGCTGGTTTTCATCTTCACAAGTGACTGAAAGTTGTCAGGATGCATTGAAGGCAGATACTAAACTTAATAATCTATTAGAGCATTGTGCAAGTTCAAGACCAGACAGTGCAGCTTCTGCAACAATTGGTTCCAGCAAGAAAACTGTATGTCTAAGTGACGGAATAAGTTCCCTTAATGTGAAAGGTGATAACGCTGGTGTAGCTCACATGTCCTATTTAAATGTATTCAATGAAGAACCTGAAACTAAGGATGAGTTGACACCCAATGAACAGCAG ATCAGTCCAAAAAAGCAGTCAAAGCAACTGAGTGCATCAGGAGAGAGAAAAGATCAACATCTGGAAAATG ACCTTCAGCAGCACAAACAAAACATTGGACCTGATTCTGTGAGTTGCGTACAGACAAACATTCCTTATATGCATCTCAACTATAGCAGTCCTTTGGATCAGCTTTTAGGTTGTCGAACTTTTTCCAGTATCAAATCTGAAAATAATGGTTACCCTTCTTCGACAAACGAGTCATCTTATGCTTCAGATCAGGTGCAGTCTATAGAAAGCTCTAGTGAGCCTTCATTTGGGGGTCCTGCCATTATAATGAATGAGAAGAGAGAAAAGCTACATTACCAGCAAAATAAACTAGCCCCACTGAAAAAGAATGTCAAACATGCAAAAGTGGGTAGTAAGATGGCATTTTATGATCCAGTTACTGTTCAAAAGCAGGTCCGTCAATCTGAACAAGATGAAGGTCATAGTGAAGTTGAAGCAGTTAGTGTAGGGAAGCTGACACAATTAGATTCTTCAAATGATCAGCTAAGCTCTTGTATGAGCTCTGTGTTGGATGAAGTCTCACTAGAAACATCTAGTTTTTGGCAGCTTCAACAAGTCATGGAAAAG TTGGATATCCGGACAAAATTGTGCATACGGGATAGTTTGTATCGTTTGGCTAGGAGTGCTGAACAAAGGCATAATTGCACAAATACGAAAGGTGGCATCAAAGAGGAAAAAGATGAAGCTGGTTCATTTGTGGCCAATGAAACAAACAA GTGCACGCGATTTATGGATATGGAAACTGGCACAAACCCTATAGATAGATCCATAGCACACTTGTTATTTCACAGGCCTTCAGGTCCATCTCTAAACCATACTACCGATAATGCGTTTAAGCCTCAGGGCTTG CAGATTCATGGCTCCATCATGTGA